From the Bacteroidia bacterium genome, one window contains:
- a CDS encoding ATP-binding protein — translation MSSVISTIPELCKRCYCCVRECPANAIQIQNGQAVVLSARCVGCGNCLKVCTQHAKSVQDGVSHVLELLANAGSQERIAMLAPSFPAAFPGIEPLRIVGALRTAGFTRVVEVAFGADLVSEAYHNFIAESDRPVITTPCPAIVEYIEMYYPELIPSLAPIVSPMIAAGTVMREKYGASAVVAFIGPCVAKKLEILDTNVEGIVNEALTFDECTTLFERCGIDPATQAEVEFDQPRANLGQIYPVSGGLLKSAGIGSDVMNEEVVIVEGRQRCMNIISELAQGKVNSKLIDILFCEGCINGPGMTSELNYFERRECIISWTKSRSAGLNKAIWRNAMQTYKDLDLSREYRDRRVQERVPDEVEIQRILNAMDKHAVSNQINCGACGYATCRDLAIAVAQGIAEKEMCLQYTIDNLERSHRELAEAQAQLIQTEKLASVGQLAAGVAHEINNPLGTIVLYSHLLLKQLQESDPARDDIRFIIAEAERCKNITASLLNFARQGKLVVAETSAQELLTYTATMIGRRDDFSAIELRLDIADELPPLFIDLDQMKQVLLNLALNACEAMPDGGTLTLAAHMAQSPREVTFRVSDTGVGIPKENMSRLFTPFFTTKQIGKGTGLGLPIAYGIVKLHHGRIEVRSEAMKGTTFTITLPSDLRDYPTGKPMTPSELADALSPGALTTIST, via the coding sequence ATGTCCTCCGTTATCTCCACCATACCCGAACTGTGCAAGCGCTGCTATTGCTGCGTACGCGAATGCCCCGCCAACGCCATTCAGATTCAGAACGGACAGGCCGTGGTGCTGTCCGCGCGCTGCGTCGGTTGCGGGAACTGTTTGAAGGTGTGTACTCAGCATGCAAAATCCGTGCAGGACGGGGTATCCCATGTACTTGAACTGCTCGCGAATGCCGGATCACAGGAGCGCATCGCTATGCTTGCGCCTTCCTTCCCCGCGGCCTTCCCCGGTATCGAACCGTTGCGCATTGTCGGTGCACTGCGGACAGCCGGCTTCACCAGGGTTGTGGAAGTGGCGTTCGGTGCCGATCTCGTCAGCGAGGCCTATCACAATTTCATAGCCGAAAGCGATCGCCCCGTCATCACCACTCCCTGTCCGGCCATAGTCGAGTACATCGAGATGTACTACCCCGAACTCATACCCAGTCTCGCCCCCATTGTGTCTCCCATGATCGCGGCAGGGACGGTCATGCGGGAAAAATACGGCGCGTCGGCGGTCGTCGCATTCATCGGACCCTGTGTCGCAAAAAAACTGGAGATCCTCGATACCAATGTCGAGGGCATCGTGAACGAGGCGCTGACGTTTGATGAATGCACTACGCTGTTCGAACGCTGCGGCATTGATCCCGCCACGCAAGCGGAAGTGGAATTCGACCAACCGCGGGCGAATCTTGGCCAGATTTATCCTGTTTCAGGAGGCCTGTTGAAAAGCGCGGGCATCGGTTCCGATGTCATGAACGAGGAAGTCGTGATCGTTGAAGGCCGCCAGCGCTGCATGAATATCATCAGTGAACTTGCGCAGGGGAAGGTGAACAGCAAGTTGATAGACATCCTTTTCTGCGAGGGCTGTATCAACGGTCCCGGAATGACCAGTGAACTGAATTATTTCGAGCGGCGGGAATGCATCATCAGCTGGACGAAGTCCCGCAGTGCGGGTCTCAACAAGGCCATCTGGCGCAATGCCATGCAAACGTACAAGGATCTGGACCTCTCGCGCGAATACCGCGACCGAAGGGTACAGGAACGGGTGCCGGATGAAGTGGAGATTCAGCGCATTCTCAACGCCATGGATAAGCATGCGGTGTCGAACCAGATCAATTGCGGGGCCTGTGGCTATGCAACCTGCCGGGATCTGGCAATTGCGGTGGCTCAAGGCATCGCCGAAAAGGAAATGTGTCTGCAGTACACCATTGACAATCTCGAACGCTCCCATCGTGAACTCGCTGAAGCGCAAGCGCAGCTCATTCAAACCGAGAAGCTGGCTTCGGTCGGCCAGTTGGCGGCAGGTGTGGCGCATGAGATCAACAATCCGCTGGGCACCATTGTACTCTATTCCCATTTACTGCTCAAACAGTTACAGGAATCGGACCCCGCACGCGACGATATCCGGTTCATCATCGCCGAAGCCGAACGCTGCAAGAACATCACCGCAAGTTTGCTCAATTTCGCTCGTCAGGGGAAACTGGTCGTAGCCGAAACTTCCGCACAGGAGCTTCTCACCTATACTGCGACTATGATCGGCAGAAGGGACGATTTTTCCGCCATCGAACTACGACTCGACATCGCGGATGAACTCCCGCCGCTGTTTATTGACCTGGATCAGATGAAACAGGTGCTGCTCAACCTCGCCCTGAACGCTTGCGAAGCGATGCCGGACGGTGGCACGCTGACGCTCGCGGCACACATGGCTCAATCGCCGCGGGAAGTAACCTTCCGCGTTTCGGACACCGGAGTAGGAATACCGAAAGAAAATATGTCGCGATTGTTCACTCCATTTTTCACAACGAAACAGATCGGGAAAGGCACGGGACTGGGGCTCCCCATCGCGTATGGAATTGTCAAACTCCATCACGGGCGGATTGAAGTTCGCAGTGAAGCGATGAAGGGGACCACCTTCACCATCACTCTGCCAAGCGATCTGCGGGATTATCCGACCGGAAAACCGATGACGCCTTCTGAACTGGCGGACGCGTTGTCCCCCGGAGCGCTCACAACAATAAGCACCTGA